A section of the Pirellulales bacterium genome encodes:
- a CDS encoding DUF2262 domain-containing protein, producing the protein MPEESIEPIEIVGVVQPPGPGGGKNDNEELWSLIVIVHPWKHEGGLLDSRRLRLVQNGFTDDQLRQSMASIKPYSVMRARVRLFEHSPNMFLSAEVIEVRNRNDPDTELHAIASEQQKPIVLKHPLLGQLTFERGYNSFQAKLTLAEEPIRLRVDADGEAPDPATLSIAEQFWKENADWDRRLREFAAARLIELKNDTWLQEGEKPLTEAEFIKKLIPNSIGFDPPDGFTIYYDDGDIFWGHAIEIRGTLSIGPQSAEITG; encoded by the coding sequence ATGCCCGAAGAGTCAATAGAACCGATCGAAATTGTCGGCGTCGTCCAACCTCCGGGGCCTGGTGGGGGAAAAAACGACAACGAAGAACTCTGGTCGCTAATCGTCATTGTTCATCCTTGGAAACATGAAGGCGGTCTGCTCGACTCGCGCAGGCTGCGACTTGTGCAAAACGGATTCACCGACGACCAACTCCGACAGAGCATGGCATCGATCAAACCTTACAGCGTTATGCGCGCTCGCGTAAGATTGTTTGAGCATAGTCCGAATATGTTCTTGTCAGCGGAGGTAATCGAAGTTCGGAATCGCAATGATCCCGACACGGAACTTCATGCGATCGCGAGCGAGCAGCAAAAGCCGATTGTCCTCAAGCATCCGCTCCTCGGCCAACTCACCTTCGAGCGGGGATACAACTCATTCCAGGCAAAGCTCACGCTGGCAGAGGAACCAATCAGGCTTAGAGTCGACGCGGACGGGGAAGCACCCGATCCGGCCACCCTGTCAATTGCCGAACAGTTTTGGAAGGAGAATGCCGACTGGGATCGTCGACTCCGTGAGTTCGCGGCGGCTCGATTAATCGAGTTAAAAAACGACACGTGGCTCCAAGAGGGTGAAAAGCCGCTGACCGAAGCAGAATTCATCAAAAAGTTGATTCCCAACTCGATAGGCTTCGATCCGCCGGACGGCTTCACGATTTATTACGACGACGGCGACATCTTTTGGGGGCATGCCATTGAAATCCGCGGCACCCTGAGCATAGGGCCGCAGTCCGCCGAGATAACCGGCTAA
- a CDS encoding DUF6331 family protein produces the protein MPKPNPNDISIGPDKWITFVDIAGRPYAQAVSIDHMISAMESFWSALETECVAGCCGIDAFSLWPEDIQAVCRSQDERSIASGLEALLEFIEKSRADTFVSSRLNNLFDKKGLIELIQHLQSYVVSHKSA, from the coding sequence ATGCCAAAGCCGAATCCAAACGACATCAGTATCGGTCCTGACAAGTGGATTACCTTTGTTGACATCGCTGGCCGTCCATATGCACAGGCTGTTTCCATTGATCATATGATCTCAGCTATGGAGTCGTTTTGGTCAGCTTTGGAGACTGAGTGTGTTGCCGGGTGTTGTGGTATTGATGCGTTTTCACTCTGGCCAGAGGACATTCAGGCTGTCTGTCGCTCACAGGATGAGCGGTCGATAGCATCAGGGCTTGAGGCCCTGCTTGAGTTTATCGAGAAGAGTAGGGCAGACACTTTTGTCAGTAGTCGCCTGAACAATCTTTTTGATAAGAAGGGTCTCATTGAGTTGATTCAGCACCTTCAGAGTTATGTGGTATCACACAAGTCGGCCTAA
- a CDS encoding SpoIIE family protein phosphatase — MSLADLTTTTTTASLKLLNGDHAGQNFPLVGERMILGRHPDCQVVIDVGAVSRQHAHILLLDGRYLLEDLKSRNGTFLNDELVQGRQPLQSGDRIRICDLEFAFELESLLNTRQTLSNGRTLSDFGFGVLMEEDSSATPESRGAIMSKLDISSGKGGIRLAVNPEVKLRALIEITQSLCKTLSLDDVLPKLLESLFKIFVQADRGLVALKTKDGKIVPRSVKHRRGDADESIRLSRTIVNEVIQSKQAILSADAATDERFEMSQSIADFRIRSLMCAPLVNSDNEALGLIQIDSLDQRNRFQEEDLEVLAGVATQAAFVLDNIQMHENLLRQHQLDRDLALAHKVQQGLLPSSPPLIPNYHFFDFYEPANQVGGDFYDYIPLPGGRVAVILADVAGKGVSAALVMAKLSSDVRYCLASEPELNLAVNKINANFCRHGWEDRFVTFVLLVLDPRTHEITVVNAGHMAPLIREETGVITAFAEDDSGLPLGVVDGYEYTANQRTLAKGQFVALYTDGFSEAMNPQKELYGTDRLRGQMGKSFNDVSDLGHLILDDIKAFVSGHPQSDDMCLVCFGRGICDEQS, encoded by the coding sequence ATGAGTCTGGCCGATCTTACGACGACGACAACCACCGCATCCCTCAAGCTCCTCAATGGCGACCATGCCGGCCAAAATTTCCCCTTGGTTGGCGAACGCATGATATTGGGCCGTCATCCCGACTGCCAAGTCGTCATCGACGTGGGGGCGGTTAGCCGCCAGCACGCGCATATTTTGCTCTTGGATGGCAGGTATTTACTAGAAGATTTAAAAAGTCGCAACGGCACGTTTTTGAATGATGAGCTGGTGCAGGGACGGCAACCGCTGCAATCGGGGGACCGAATTCGGATTTGCGACCTGGAATTCGCTTTTGAGCTGGAATCCCTGCTCAATACACGGCAAACACTGTCGAACGGCCGCACGCTAAGCGATTTTGGCTTTGGCGTCCTCATGGAGGAGGACAGCTCCGCCACGCCGGAATCTCGTGGTGCCATCATGTCCAAGCTAGACATTTCCTCCGGCAAGGGGGGAATTCGGCTGGCGGTCAATCCCGAAGTAAAGCTGCGGGCCCTTATAGAAATCACCCAAAGTCTGTGCAAAACCTTATCGCTGGATGATGTGCTCCCCAAGCTGCTGGAAAGTCTGTTTAAGATTTTTGTCCAGGCGGATCGGGGATTGGTGGCGCTCAAGACCAAGGATGGCAAGATTGTCCCGCGCTCGGTCAAACACCGCCGGGGGGATGCGGACGAATCCATCCGCCTGAGCCGGACCATCGTGAACGAGGTCATCCAAAGCAAACAGGCCATCCTGTCCGCCGACGCCGCCACGGATGAACGCTTTGAAATGAGCCAAAGCATCGCCGATTTTCGCATCCGTTCGCTCATGTGCGCCCCCTTGGTCAATAGCGACAACGAGGCCCTGGGCCTGATCCAGATCGACAGTCTGGATCAGCGCAACCGCTTTCAAGAAGAAGACTTAGAGGTCTTGGCCGGGGTGGCGACGCAGGCGGCGTTCGTGCTGGATAACATCCAAATGCACGAAAACCTACTCCGCCAGCACCAGTTGGATCGGGATTTGGCGCTGGCCCATAAGGTGCAGCAGGGACTTTTGCCCTCCTCGCCGCCGCTCATACCCAACTATCACTTTTTTGACTTTTACGAGCCAGCCAATCAAGTGGGGGGGGACTTTTATGACTATATCCCCCTGCCCGGAGGGCGTGTGGCGGTAATCCTGGCCGATGTCGCGGGCAAAGGGGTTTCCGCGGCCCTGGTCATGGCCAAACTTTCTAGTGATGTCCGATACTGCCTGGCCAGCGAGCCCGAGTTGAATCTGGCGGTAAATAAAATCAACGCCAACTTTTGCCGCCACGGCTGGGAAGACCGGTTTGTCACCTTTGTGCTGTTGGTGCTGGATCCCCGCACGCACGAAATCACCGTGGTTAACGCCGGGCACATGGCCCCCCTGATTCGCGAAGAAACCGGTGTTATCACCGCCTTTGCGGAGGATGACTCCGGACTGCCGCTGGGCGTGGTGGATGGCTACGAATACACGGCCAACCAGCGCACGCTGGCAAAGGGGCAATTTGTCGCGTTGTATACGGATGGTTTTAGCGAGGCGATGAACCCGCAAAAAGAGTTGTATGGCACGGACCGCCTGCGCGGGCAAATGGGCAAGTCCTTTAACGATGTCAGCGACCTGGGGCATCTGATCCTGGACGATATTAAGGCGTTTGTCAGCGGACATCCCCAAAGCGACGATATGTGCCTGGTCTGCTTTGGCCGGGGAATTTGCGACGAACAGTCGTAG